A genomic region of Elaeis guineensis isolate ETL-2024a chromosome 9, EG11, whole genome shotgun sequence contains the following coding sequences:
- the LOC105051429 gene encoding uncharacterized protein isoform X1: MGSSNKLQAAFKVPKRELPPPLPPDSNPNLAGSSTAVAEGGATAVAVEGVEEDEVLRDAGALSREEVLRRRARRVRQLESLYQRQYWALVEEVRVRHRDYYWEFGVSPVVEGPENGGVVVGEEGGLGFREPGSNSNVAVEKGERKRCAFAGCKSKAMPLTKYCHPHILSDSKQTLYKPCNYVIRSGPQNGQVFCGKPVLRAAMPSLCHVHLQKTQRNISQALKKAGLHTSCSGRPAPKFNILIAECVRQIQARRREASNAATDNIAQEENEKLDILVAPLQPGKKIFYHSPKEVLQVYSNTVWGNRLGSHCDTNQSVTWL; encoded by the exons ATGGGTTCTTCCAATAAACTCCAAGCAGCCTTCAAAGTCCCAAAGCGAGAGCTCCCACCACCCCTCCCCCCCGATTCCAACCCTAATCTTGCGGGCTCTTCGACGGCGGTGGCGGAGGGGGGAGCGACGGCGGTGGCGGTGGAGGGGGTGGAGGAGGACGAGGTGTTGCGGGACGCGGGTGCGCTGTCCCGGGAGGAGGTGCTCCGCCGCCGGGCGCGGCGGGTGAGGCAGCTGGAGAGCCTCTACCAGCGGCAGTACTGGGCGCTGGTGGAGGAGGTGCGAGTGAGGCACCGGGACTATTACTGGGAGTTCGGGGTGAGCCCGGTGGTGGAAGGGCCGGAGAACGGTGGGGTTGTGGTGGGGGAGGAgggagggttagggtttagggagCCGGGGAGTAATAGTAATGTGGCGGTGGAAAAGGGGGAGAGGAAGCGGTGCGCGTTTGCCGGGTGCAAGTCGAAGGCGATGCCGCTGACAAAGTATTGCCATCCCCACATACTCTCGGATAGCAAGCAGACGCTGTACAAGCCTTGCAATTATGTTATCAGGAG CGGTCCACAAAATGGGCAAGTTTTTTGCGGGAAGCCAGTTCTGAGAGCTGCCATGCCTTCACTCTGTCATGTGCACTTGCAGAAGACGCAGCGGAACATATCACAGGCTTTGAAAAAAGCAGGCCTTCACACATCCTGTTCAGGGAGGCCTGCTCCAAAATTTAATATTCTAATTGCTGAATGTGTGCGCCAAATTCAAGCCAGAAGAAGAGAAGCATCGAATGCTGCCACTGATAACATTGCACAAGAAGAGAATGAAAAG CTGGACATCTTGGTCGCCCCGCTTCAGCCTGGGAAGAAAATTTTTTACCATTCTCCAAAG GAGGTTTTGCAGGTCTATTCAAATACAGTGTGGGGAAACAGGCTTGGTTCTCATTGTGATACCAACCAGTCAGTTACATGGCTATGA
- the LOC105051429 gene encoding uncharacterized protein isoform X2, which yields MGSSNKLQAAFKVPKRELPPPLPPDSNPNLAGSSTAVAEGGATAVAVEGVEEDEVLRDAGALSREEVLRRRARRVRQLESLYQRQYWALVEEVRVRHRDYYWEFGVSPVVEGPENGGVVVGEEGGLGFREPGSNSNVAVEKGERKRCAFAGCKSKAMPLTKYCHPHILSDSKQTLYKPCNYVIRSGPQNGQVFCGKPVLRAAMPSLCHVHLQKTQRNISQALKKAGLHTSCSGRPAPKFNILIAECVRQIQARRREASNAATDNIAQEENEKLDILVAPLQPGKKIFYHSPKVYSNTVWGNRLGSHCDTNQSVTWL from the exons ATGGGTTCTTCCAATAAACTCCAAGCAGCCTTCAAAGTCCCAAAGCGAGAGCTCCCACCACCCCTCCCCCCCGATTCCAACCCTAATCTTGCGGGCTCTTCGACGGCGGTGGCGGAGGGGGGAGCGACGGCGGTGGCGGTGGAGGGGGTGGAGGAGGACGAGGTGTTGCGGGACGCGGGTGCGCTGTCCCGGGAGGAGGTGCTCCGCCGCCGGGCGCGGCGGGTGAGGCAGCTGGAGAGCCTCTACCAGCGGCAGTACTGGGCGCTGGTGGAGGAGGTGCGAGTGAGGCACCGGGACTATTACTGGGAGTTCGGGGTGAGCCCGGTGGTGGAAGGGCCGGAGAACGGTGGGGTTGTGGTGGGGGAGGAgggagggttagggtttagggagCCGGGGAGTAATAGTAATGTGGCGGTGGAAAAGGGGGAGAGGAAGCGGTGCGCGTTTGCCGGGTGCAAGTCGAAGGCGATGCCGCTGACAAAGTATTGCCATCCCCACATACTCTCGGATAGCAAGCAGACGCTGTACAAGCCTTGCAATTATGTTATCAGGAG CGGTCCACAAAATGGGCAAGTTTTTTGCGGGAAGCCAGTTCTGAGAGCTGCCATGCCTTCACTCTGTCATGTGCACTTGCAGAAGACGCAGCGGAACATATCACAGGCTTTGAAAAAAGCAGGCCTTCACACATCCTGTTCAGGGAGGCCTGCTCCAAAATTTAATATTCTAATTGCTGAATGTGTGCGCCAAATTCAAGCCAGAAGAAGAGAAGCATCGAATGCTGCCACTGATAACATTGCACAAGAAGAGAATGAAAAG CTGGACATCTTGGTCGCCCCGCTTCAGCCTGGGAAGAAAATTTTTTACCATTCTCCAAAG GTCTATTCAAATACAGTGTGGGGAAACAGGCTTGGTTCTCATTGTGATACCAACCAGTCAGTTACATGGCTATGA